A genomic region of Trifolium pratense cultivar HEN17-A07 linkage group LG3, ARS_RC_1.1, whole genome shotgun sequence contains the following coding sequences:
- the LOC123914799 gene encoding albumin-2-like, which produces MTTPLVTAAFRSSQRNQCYVFNNEKYVVLDYGRGFDKKTRVIGGPIHIADGFPMFANTPFAIGIDGSFDNDGNDTFFFKGDQCAKVDFAPDTGDSRLLMGPISITSMFPDLNANTPFATGLNAAMRSNTGKIVFLFSGPQVGSFDYETRRLVQTRSISDAFPQFVGTAFEFGLDAAFNTHDRNEVYIFKGEYYAHFNLVTSEFIGFIRKIRTEWPALKRII; this is translated from the coding sequence atgacaactCCCCTTGTAACCGCTGCATTTCGTTCATCTCAGCGTAATCAATGTTACGTGTTCAATAATGAAAAGTATGTGGTTTTGGATTATGGTAGAGGATTTGATAAGAAAACTAGAGTTATTGGTGGTCCAATTCATATTGCTGATGGATTTCCAATGTTTGCAAACACCCCATTTGCAATTGGAATTGATGGTTCCTTTGACAATGATGGAAATGACACATTCTTTTTCAAAGGAGATCAATGTGCCAAAGTAGACTTCGCTCCAGATACCGGAGATTCCAGATTACTTATGGGTCCTATTTCAATCACATCCATGTTTCCTGATCTCAACGCAAACACACCGTTTGCGACGGGATTAAATGCTGCAATGAGGTCCAACACTgggaaaattgtatttttattcagTGGACCTCAGGTCGGCTCCTTCGATTATGAGACAAGGCGTCTCGTGCAAACTAGAAGCATTTCCGATGCATTTCCTCAATTTGTTGGTACAGCCTTTGAATTCGGACTTGATGCAGCTTTTAATACTCACGATAGGAATGAAGTTTACATTTTCAAAGGAGAATACTATGCACATTTCAATCTTGTAACTAGTGAGTTTATTGGTTTTATCAGGAAAATCCGTACTGAGTGGCCTGCTCTTAAGCgcataatataa
- the LOC123914797 gene encoding albumin-2-like — protein MTTPLVTAAFRSSQRNQCYVFNNEKYVVLDYGRGFDKKTRVIGGPIHIADGFPMFANTPFAIGIDGSFDNDGNDTFFFKGDQCAKVDFAPDTGDSRLLMGPISITSMFPDLNANTPFATGLNAAMRSNTGKIVFLFSGPQVGSFDYETRRLVQTRSISDAFPQFVGTAFEFGLDAAFNTHDRNEVYIFKGEYYAHFNLVTSEFIGFIRKIRTDWPALKRII, from the coding sequence atgacaactCCCCTTGTAACCGCTGCATTTCGTTCATCTCAGCGTAATCAATGTTACGTGTTCAATAATGAAAAGTATGTGGTTTTGGATTATGGTAGAGGATTTGATAAGAAAACTAGAGTTATTGGTGGTCCAATTCATATTGCTGATGGATTTCCAATGTTTGCAAACACCCCATTTGCAATTGGAATAGATGGTTCCTTTGACAATGATGGAAATGACACATTCTTCTTCAAAGGAGATCAATGTGCCAAAGTAGACTTCGCTCCAGATACCGGAGATTCCAGATTACTTATGGGTCCTATTTCAATCACATCCATGTTTCCTGATCTCAACGCAAACACACCGTTTGCGACGGGATTAAATGCTGCAATGAGGTCCAACACTgggaaaattgtatttttattcagTGGACCTCAGGTCGGCTCCTTCGATTATGAGACAAGGCGTCTCGTGCAAACTAGAAGCATTTCCGATGCATTTCCTCAATTTGTTGGTACAGCCTTTGAATTCGGACTTGATGCAGCGTTTAATACTCACGATAGGAATGAAGTTTACATTTTCAAAGGAGAATACTATGCACATTTCAATCTTGTAACTAGTGAGTTTATTGGTTTTATCAGGAAAATCCGTACTGATTGGCCTGCTCTTAAGCgcataatataa